ATCAGGTTTTTTCTTGAGTAGATTTTTTATTTTTTCTAGCTCTTTCATTGCCGATGCGGGCTCTTTGATTCTTGCACTTCCAAAGACCACTATAGTGCGTTTGATGCCATACTTTTGCATAATGAGTTCTGGTTTGAGGTAGTCAAGCTGAAGTCTTACTCCTCGTGTCTGGTCTGAAAGCAAAAACTCTTCATCTTCAATAGCCAATTTATATGAGGGTGATTGAAAAATCCTCTCTATTAATTCTTGTGCTTTTGGATCTTCAAATGGTGGTTTGGGGTGTTGCCATGGAAAAGTTCGCTTTTTTTTCATTTTCTCTCCTAAATTCCCAATATTTTGAGTGCTCCTCTTACCATAGGTACAGTAACTTTTTCTACTGTTTTATTGAGATCAAGAGGACGCAAAAGCATTTTTATAGCCATATTGTAGGGATAATACTTTTTTGCAAATTTGCCAACCAATTTTTTATGTTCTTCATAATGTATATCTTTAAATGGCTCATTTTCTCTCACTTCCCAAATTGCTCTAAAGGCAAGTCTTCCATCCTCTCCATCTACCTCTTTAAGCCTATCATAAATCACTTTGATAATATCATCTCTTCGCAGCTTTTCATTTTGATTGTAGTAACGAAATCCATCTTCAAACTTATCATAATGATATACCTCATCTTTAGAAATATTATGAGCAATTTTCCCTAGAACGGGTGTATTAAGATCTGTGGAGTAGTTTTCTAAAGCCTTATAAAAGGTACTTGTCCCAGTCTCTACAACCATGCGGGCTAGCATCTCTTTTGCTTTTGTAGGCTGGAATTCATCCAATGTACAATGAGGAAGATAGTACTCTTTAAATCTCTCATAAGCCTTTTCCCAATCAAACTCTGGCCAAACTGTATTGACAAACTTTTTCAAAGCTTTTCCATGTTGAATCTCTTCAGGCTCCCATACCTTCTCTAACCATGAGACAATCTTCATATTGTCACTATAAAATTGAATAAGATTTTTTTCGTATACATCGCTGGTAATTTCAATAAAAGAAGCACTTGTAATGAGGTAAAAGAGGAATGTTTTATCTTTTAAAGCTTTTGCATTGATATTTGCGTAATCAATATCTTCATAATGCCATCGCATATTTATCCTTTATAAACAATAAATGGTAATAATATTGTAGCGAGACCAAGCAAAACCAACCATAAAGTTGCTATTTTTGGCTTATTCGCACCAAATAAGAGGGCATAGATTGCCTTGAGAATATTATTGGATCCACTTGCAATAAGGATTGCCGTAGCAATTTGCTCAATACTTATACTAAATTTTCCTGTTAATAAAGAGAGGATAAAGGGATCTATATCTGTAAAACCGATAAGAAAAGAGAGAATCTTGAGACCAAAATCACCGTAATGAGCTGTGACAAATTTTGTTAATGCCATCATTGCAACAAAAAGCAAACCAAATAAAAAAGCTGTACCAAGCTCTAAAGGGTTTCTATCATCAATAGGAGCAATATGATTAGTTTCTTCTTTTTTAAAAAGTGCCAATGCAATGATAATTCCTACCAAAGACAAAGATATTAATGGAAATGCTATTTTGATCGCTACATGAAGATTGAAAATAAAAGTAATTACTAAGAGTCTTATATACATCATTGCTGTAGCGATAATAATGGATGCATCTATTAGACGTATATTTTCAATATAGAGGCTTTTTTTTGCCAATACTACTGTCGTAGCAGTAGAGGAGTAGAGTCCACCCAGTATACCAGTAATCAAGTAACCTCTATTTTTAAATATATATTTTTGTGCAATATAGCTACCATACGATATAGCTGATATTATGACGATAACAAGCCATATTTTAAAAGGAGAAATTGCAAGGTAAGGCAGGGGTGCATCTGGTAAGAGGGGCAGTATGACTGCACTCAAAAGTAAAAATTTCCCAAGTATTTCAAACTCATGTATATTGAGTTGTTCTAAAATGTAGGAGAGACTCCTATTTGCATTGAGAATAAAGACTATAAGTACATAAACAAGAGTTGGCATCCAAATGCTAAACTCCTCCATCATTGCACCAAATGAATATATAAGTGCGATAAGTAAAAATGAGATGATTGCTGTACGATCATGATGGAGTTTATAAAAATAGTAGCTCAGGTATATCGCAACAAGCGCTAAAAAACCTAAAAGAAAGTAGTAGAGATTGATTTTAAAAAAGATATACCCCATAATTCCAATAAAAGTAAATGTCCGCGTAGAACCTAAATGGGGCTTATCACTTGTGTGCATGAGACGGTAGGCTTTAAGCTCTAACCCTACCAAAAATGAGAGCGCTACAACATAGAGAAAATGGAGAAGTTCTAAAGGGATAAAGCGCATCAAATAACCTCTATCCCTTTGATTCTTCTATAATATCTTAAAACTGCCATTTTGACTGCATCATTAAATACAAACCATGTGAGTGCATATGCCCACATGAAAAGTCCCCAATCCCATCCAATTGGCATCATGAGACCAAAGCCATATACAGCAATAATTGTACCAATCACCCTAGTAGAAAAGGTAGCGCCAAACAAAATCCATGATGGCCAAGGTCTTTTAAAAAACCAATCATCTATACGTGTATTGTAGATGGTTCCATGACCTGCTATCACCATTTTTGCAAAGAAGATTGACTGTACAAAAGCAAGCCATTGCTTTTCATCGTGCATATCAACCCACAGCGGTACATGAGGTAAAAACCAAGCACTTTCTGGATGTGTCTTGAGATATACCATAACGATATAAAAAATCAAAAATGAACTTGCAACACCAGCTACACCAAGCCAACTTGAAAGCACTAGCATTTCATGCATATCCCATCGTACCGGTTTTTTTCTCACCTTCGTGTTATCATAAGCAATAGCAAGGATTGGAATATCATTGAGTAGTGCTAAAACAATAATCATAATAGCAGTGAGAGGATAGAATTGAAAAACAACAATTGCAAGTGTCATAAAAATAATAATTCTAATAGTCTCAGCTATCCGAAAAATTGTATAGCTTTTCATACGCTCAAAAGTAATACGAGCCTCTTTTATAGCATCTACAATGACACGAAGTCCAGGAGCTAAAAGAACAATATCTGCTGCAGCACGTGCAGCATCTGTTGCACCACTTACAGCAATACCTGTATCTGCTTTTTTCAATGCCGGAGCATCATTGACACCATCTCCCGTCATTCCCACAATATGATCTGCTTTTTGGAGCTCATCAACGATAAAGTATTTATCCTCAGGAAATACCTGTGCAAAACCATTTGCCTGCTCGATAAGAGCGATAATTTCACTCTCATGTTTTTTTACTGTTCCTGGAAGCAGCGCTTTATTTTCTAACTCTTTGCGTACCTCTTTTACTATCTGTTTTGTAATAAGTTGGAGCTTATCTTCACTCATGTGTGGTTGCGTTACTTTTAAAAGTGCTTTAGAGACAACTTCTGCAAGTATTTCATATTCTCGTGTACTTTGACCGCGCAACTCTTTTATATCGAGAATATTTTCACCAATACCTAATATTTTTGCGATATAACGAGCTACAGCGATATTGTCGCCAGTAACCATCTTAACTTCTACACCTCTAGCTTTAGCCTCAATTATTGCCTCTTTTGAGTCTTCTCTTGGAGGATCGTAAAGAGGAATGAGCCCTACAAAATGAAATTTCTCTTCATTGCAATGCTTATATGCAACACCAAGCGTACGAAAGCCGTTTTCTGCAAAATCTTCTATTTTGAGATAAATTTGCTCTTCGTTAAATTCGCTAGTATCGCAAAGAGAGACGATAACTTGTGGTGCCCCTTTGGTTACTACAAAGCACTCTTGCTTATCATTTAAAACTACTGCTTCGGTACGTTTTTTTACTGGATCAAAAGGGATGAAATTTTTTACTGTAAAATGGTTAGCGAGTTTACTAATACTATGCTCATCTGCATAAGAAAAAATTGGCTTTTCGATAGGATCATTATTTTCTCTTCGGCTTGCAAGAATAGCATATAAAAAGAGATCTGCACTTTTATAGTCATTAATAATATAAGGTTCGGCTATTGTCATCTGGTTTTTTGTAAGCGTACCAGTTTTATCTGAGCACAATACATCCATACCAGCTAACTCTTCAATGGCTGCAAGACGACTTACAATTGCTTGTTTGCGTGCTAAATTGAGAGCACCAACCGCCATTGTAACAGTTAAAACCGTAGGGAGAGCCACAGGGATAGCTGAAATCGTAAGAACGAGAGAAAAGACTAGAAGTTCATAGGGATTTTCGTGCCGCTTTAATCCGTAAAAAATAATAATCGCTATCATTACAATTGTTATAAGAATGAGAAAATCTCCTACACGTATAACCATTTTTTGGAAATGGCTACGCTGCTCTCTTTGCGCTTTTGCTACAAGCCCCACAGTTTTACCAAAATAGGTATTAAGACCAGTATTGACAACAATACCTATCATCTCCCCCTGTTTGACGATGGTATTTGAAAATGCTACATCATTCTCTTTTTTATGTACTGGTAAAGATTCCCCAGTAAGAGCAGATTGATCAACAAGAGCATAGTCGGTTACTTGAGCTATTTTTATATCTGCTGGTATAATATCACCGATTTTTACCTTTACAATATCGCCAGGAACTATCTCCTTTGCTGCAATCTCCTGCCACTCTCCATCTCGCAATACAGTAGCTTTTCGAGCAAGTTTTTGTTTAAGTACTTTAATTGCATTGAGTGCCTTCGATTCTTGGTAAAAATCTAAAAAGGCATTGACAAAAAGCATAATGAGGATGATATAAAACTCCTCCCAGTGTTTAACAAGAGCAGCTAAAACTGCTGCTACTTCTATCATCCAAGGAATTGGTCCCCAAAATCTGCGAAAGATTCTATGCCATAGAGGCTCTTCTCTCTCTGGAATTTCATTTGGGCCATATTTTCGTAACCTCTTTTGAACCTCTTCGCTGCTTAGGCCTTTTTCTATATTTGTGCTAAGTTCTGCAGCTACCTGTACCCAAGGGAGCTTCTCATAGTATTTTGTCTCTTTCATTTAACTCTCCTCAAGACTCTATCAAGACTCTCACTAAATGTCGGATGTGCAAAGACAGCTTTAAGAAGTGCGTCTTTGTCCATTTCATCTGCCAAAGCTGCAGTTATGATACCTATGAGCTCTTCAGCATGGGGTGTGAGGAGTTCAGCTCCTAGAATAAAATTTTCTTCATCAGTATAAAGCACGACCCCTCCATTTGCAGCACCAGTAAGATGAGATAGTGCTAGTGCTGAGAGTGGGAAGTACTCCTCTTTATGTTTAATATCTGATTTGTCAAGAGTAGTTTTTGTAACTCCTACTGCAGCATATTGCAGAGGAAGAGTATAGAAAAATTTTGGAATGTTGTTGAGATTGAGTCTCTTTTTTTTGTCCATAATAGTATCAACTACATTGAGTACCATAGCTCTTGCTGCATGGGCAAGTTGCAGTTTGCCGTTGCAATCACCTATTGCAAAAACACCTTGCATAGTTGTCTCAAAATACTCATCAGTCTCAATTGCTCGTGATACTTTGATTTTGTCAGTTTTGACTACATCTGTGTTTGGCTTTCTCCCCGTTGCAACAAGGAGTTTGTCAAATTCTAAAACACCTTCATTAGTGGTGATTTTTGCTTTTTTATTGTGCTCAGTAGCCTCTAGAATAGTTGTGTTTTTTAAAAATTGTATGCCAAGGTTTTGAAGCTCTTCTTCTAGTGAAGTTAAAAGAGTAGGGTGGATTTTGTTGGAGATATGTTCATGACGAAAAATGAGGGTAGTTTGGACGCCACAAGCCGCAAAGAAGCTCGCCATCTCGAGTCCAATGGCACCACTTCCATATATTGCAATATTTTCTGGGAAATTTGTGAGATTAAGTACTTCATCGCTCGTTATGATACTTGATTTATTATATGCTATACCTTGGGGGATAAAAGGTGATGAGCCAGTTCCAAGGACAACATATTGTGCTTCTAACTTTTTACCATTGACTTCAATTTTTTTATTATCAAAGATATAGCCTTTTCCCTCAATGAGCTCTACACCAGCACTGAGACACTGCGCTTCTATTGAGCGGTGAGCTTTGTGGATTACTTCGTCTTTCTCTTTTACTGCTACTTCTAGTTTAAGTCTATCTTTGTGTCTAGTAAAGGCTGGGTTTTTGAGTTTTACTTCTGTTTCGGCTAGATGGAGGAAATGCTTTGACGGAATACAGCCATTATTGAGACAAGTTCCTCCAATATGCTCCATGTCTTGCTCTATAAGAGCTACTTTGAGCCCTTTTTTTGCTGCAATTACTGCGCCAGCATAGTTGAGACCGCCACCTACGAAGATAATATCATACATCGATACCCTTTGCGAAGTTGTTTTTGAGTTCACTCACAAATTTTGCAGCATCTACTCCATTGAGGATTCTATGATCGAAAGTAAATACTACTTCGACTCTGTTTTTTTCCACTTTTCCAAAAGCAGCTATTCCAGAATCTTTTTTGTTAATCATTGCATCAAATGCTTTTACTCCAAACATCCCTAAATTACTAAGACCAAATGTAGAGCCTTGTAAATCTTCAGGCGTATAATCTCTTGTTTTGATGTTTCTCACCCACTGATCTATCTCTTCAAGGCTTTTTGATTCAATATTTTTACACACAGCCATATAGAGTGCATCTTCTTTTGCTACTGCTACACTGATATTCGATGTTGGGTAAATTTTGTAGCTCTCACCATCAAGTATAGCGCGTGTGAGTGGATGGTTTTGCATCGTGTCGCCTATAATTTTGAGAAGATATGAAGTTATTTTGACATTTTTTGGCGGATATAAAGAAAAAGTCTCGTAAATGTGATAGATAGGTTTTTTAGCTGAAGCTTCTACATTTTTCTTAACTGCAAGGCGATTGGAAGAGAGGGCAAGCACTTGTGGAATATTGTGTGTCTTTATATACTTAAGTACTTCATCTTCATCTATTTTATGATCCAATGAAAAGCTATTTGCATCGATTCCATATTCCTTCAACAAATGCAATGCTTTTGGCGTAAAGTATCGCTTCAAAAGCTCTTCGTTGACATCTTTTAGATGCGCAGGCTCTGGCAAAGCTCCCTCTTTTTGTAGAGTCTCTATATCGATATTTGCTTTTGCTGCTGCTTTTTTTGCCGCTGGTGAAGCGTATCCTTCCACAGGCGGTGTCGAAGTAGGCATCAATTCTTGTAATATTGGCAGAACTTCGCTTTTTTGAGAAGCTTTGGACTCCTCTTTTTGTTTTGATGGCTCTTCTTTTGGCTGCTCTTTTTTTGTAGGAGCTTGTGGCTTTGCTACAGCCTCTTTTGTCTCCGTATCGAGTATCGCTATAGGCTCTTTAACCGGAACCTCGTCTCCTTCTTTGGCAAGCAGTTTTTTTACTACGCCATCTTTGAAGGTTTGCACCTCCATTATCGCCTTATCGCTCTCCACTTCTGCTATTACATCGCCTTTATGAACCCTATCTCCTTCATGAACGTGCCATTTGATGAGTTTTCCTTTATCCATCGTATCTGATAGAACCGGCATCACAATTTTATAGTCCATGGTTTTGTCCCCAAAGTTTGATTTGTGCTGCAATTTTGTCTGGTGTTGGAATAGAGGCAAGTTCAAGAGTTCTATTATAAGGAATTGGCACGTCTTCTCCTGCAATTCTAAGAGGAGGAGCATCTAGTTCATAAAAGAGTTCTTCGGTGATTCTTGCTATCACTTCAGCACCATAGCCTCCGGTTTTATGATCTTCTTCTACTAACACAACTCTTTTTGTTTTTTTGATAGAGTTTGAAATCGTTTTCATATCAAGAGGTCTGAGAGAATTAAGATCGATTACTTCCACTGAAACCCCTAGCTCTTTTTCGATTGTAGGAACTGCTTCGAGCACATCGTATCGCATTTTCAAATATGTAAGGATTGTTAAATCATCTCCTTCTTTGACAACTTCGGCTTTGAATGGATCGAAATTTGCTTTTTCTTCAAACTCCATCTCCATAGGATAGAGCAGTTCATGCTCCAAAAAAATGACCGGGTCATTGAGAAAAATCGCGTACTTTAGGGCATGATAGGCATAGGTTGCGTTGCTTGCTGCCAAGACTATAAGACCAGGAATGGAGGCATAGAGCGTCTCATAGCTTTCGCTGTGCTGCGCTGCGAGCTGGCGTGAAACACCTCCTGGCATTCTAACAGTTAGTGGAATGGTCATTTTTCCACCG
The Nitratiruptor tergarcus DSM 16512 genome window above contains:
- a CDS encoding ferritin-like domain-containing protein yields the protein MRWHYEDIDYANINAKALKDKTFLFYLITSASFIEITSDVYEKNLIQFYSDNMKIVSWLEKVWEPEEIQHGKALKKFVNTVWPEFDWEKAYERFKEYYLPHCTLDEFQPTKAKEMLARMVVETGTSTFYKALENYSTDLNTPVLGKIAHNISKDEVYHYDKFEDGFRYYNQNEKLRRDDIIKVIYDRLKEVDGEDGRLAFRAIWEVRENEPFKDIHYEEHKKLVGKFAKKYYPYNMAIKMLLRPLDLNKTVEKVTVPMVRGALKILGI
- a CDS encoding MgtC/SapB family protein encodes the protein MRFIPLELLHFLYVVALSFLVGLELKAYRLMHTSDKPHLGSTRTFTFIGIMGYIFFKINLYYFLLGFLALVAIYLSYYFYKLHHDRTAIISFLLIALIYSFGAMMEEFSIWMPTLVYVLIVFILNANRSLSYILEQLNIHEFEILGKFLLLSAVILPLLPDAPLPYLAISPFKIWLVIVIISAISYGSYIAQKYIFKNRGYLITGILGGLYSSTATTVVLAKKSLYIENIRLIDASIIIATAMMYIRLLVITFIFNLHVAIKIAFPLISLSLVGIIIALALFKKEETNHIAPIDDRNPLELGTAFLFGLLFVAMMALTKFVTAHYGDFGLKILSFLIGFTDIDPFILSLLTGKFSISIEQIATAILIASGSNNILKAIYALLFGANKPKIATLWLVLLGLATILLPFIVYKG
- a CDS encoding plasma-membrane proton-efflux P-type ATPase, encoding MKETKYYEKLPWVQVAAELSTNIEKGLSSEEVQKRLRKYGPNEIPEREEPLWHRIFRRFWGPIPWMIEVAAVLAALVKHWEEFYIILIMLFVNAFLDFYQESKALNAIKVLKQKLARKATVLRDGEWQEIAAKEIVPGDIVKVKIGDIIPADIKIAQVTDYALVDQSALTGESLPVHKKENDVAFSNTIVKQGEMIGIVVNTGLNTYFGKTVGLVAKAQREQRSHFQKMVIRVGDFLILITIVMIAIIIFYGLKRHENPYELLVFSLVLTISAIPVALPTVLTVTMAVGALNLARKQAIVSRLAAIEELAGMDVLCSDKTGTLTKNQMTIAEPYIINDYKSADLFLYAILASRRENNDPIEKPIFSYADEHSISKLANHFTVKNFIPFDPVKKRTEAVVLNDKQECFVVTKGAPQVIVSLCDTSEFNEEQIYLKIEDFAENGFRTLGVAYKHCNEEKFHFVGLIPLYDPPREDSKEAIIEAKARGVEVKMVTGDNIAVARYIAKILGIGENILDIKELRGQSTREYEILAEVVSKALLKVTQPHMSEDKLQLITKQIVKEVRKELENKALLPGTVKKHESEIIALIEQANGFAQVFPEDKYFIVDELQKADHIVGMTGDGVNDAPALKKADTGIAVSGATDAARAAADIVLLAPGLRVIVDAIKEARITFERMKSYTIFRIAETIRIIIFMTLAIVVFQFYPLTAIMIIVLALLNDIPILAIAYDNTKVRKKPVRWDMHEMLVLSSWLGVAGVASSFLIFYIVMVYLKTHPESAWFLPHVPLWVDMHDEKQWLAFVQSIFFAKMVIAGHGTIYNTRIDDWFFKRPWPSWILFGATFSTRVIGTIIAVYGFGLMMPIGWDWGLFMWAYALTWFVFNDAVKMAVLRYYRRIKGIEVI
- a CDS encoding dihydrolipoyl dehydrogenase family protein gives rise to the protein MYDIIFVGGGLNYAGAVIAAKKGLKVALIEQDMEHIGGTCLNNGCIPSKHFLHLAETEVKLKNPAFTRHKDRLKLEVAVKEKDEVIHKAHRSIEAQCLSAGVELIEGKGYIFDNKKIEVNGKKLEAQYVVLGTGSSPFIPQGIAYNKSSIITSDEVLNLTNFPENIAIYGSGAIGLEMASFFAACGVQTTLIFRHEHISNKIHPTLLTSLEEELQNLGIQFLKNTTILEATEHNKKAKITTNEGVLEFDKLLVATGRKPNTDVVKTDKIKVSRAIETDEYFETTMQGVFAIGDCNGKLQLAHAARAMVLNVVDTIMDKKKRLNLNNIPKFFYTLPLQYAAVGVTKTTLDKSDIKHKEEYFPLSALALSHLTGAANGGVVLYTDEENFILGAELLTPHAEELIGIITAALADEMDKDALLKAVFAHPTFSESLDRVLRRVK
- a CDS encoding 2-oxo acid dehydrogenase subunit E2 yields the protein MDYKIVMPVLSDTMDKGKLIKWHVHEGDRVHKGDVIAEVESDKAIMEVQTFKDGVVKKLLAKEGDEVPVKEPIAILDTETKEAVAKPQAPTKKEQPKEEPSKQKEESKASQKSEVLPILQELMPTSTPPVEGYASPAAKKAAAKANIDIETLQKEGALPEPAHLKDVNEELLKRYFTPKALHLLKEYGIDANSFSLDHKIDEDEVLKYIKTHNIPQVLALSSNRLAVKKNVEASAKKPIYHIYETFSLYPPKNVKITSYLLKIIGDTMQNHPLTRAILDGESYKIYPTSNISVAVAKEDALYMAVCKNIESKSLEEIDQWVRNIKTRDYTPEDLQGSTFGLSNLGMFGVKAFDAMINKKDSGIAAFGKVEKNRVEVVFTFDHRILNGVDAAKFVSELKNNFAKGIDV
- a CDS encoding alpha-ketoacid dehydrogenase subunit beta → MLYRDALNKAIDEAMAADESVVILGEDVGRYGGSYRVSEGLFAKYGPKRVIDTPIAELSIVGNAIGMAIGGLRPIAEIMTVNFSLLAMDQIVNHAAKFRYMSGGKMTIPLTVRMPGGVSRQLAAQHSESYETLYASIPGLIVLAASNATYAYHALKYAIFLNDPVIFLEHELLYPMEMEFEEKANFDPFKAEVVKEGDDLTILTYLKMRYDVLEAVPTIEKELGVSVEVIDLNSLRPLDMKTISNSIKKTKRVVLVEEDHKTGGYGAEVIARITEELFYELDAPPLRIAGEDVPIPYNRTLELASIPTPDKIAAQIKLWGQNHGL